In Methanooceanicella nereidis, one DNA window encodes the following:
- a CDS encoding CDC48 family AAA ATPase — MKELYLKVAKALPSDFGRGIARIDPNTLLELKLSPGDIIEIEGKRATVAKVWRAEKQDWGQEMIRIDGFTRQNADVGIGERVKVTKAAVKDAQYIVLAPPEGTAIQFSGNAVEMVKHQLLKRPIMPGDVVPLMSSMTNPFMGRTLSNQAIPLIAVKVDPAGPVIINENTEIELRDKPARGYEQVRATGITYEDIGGLREEVQRVREMIELPMKHPELFQRLGIDPPKGVLLHGPPGTGKTLLAKAVANECGAEFFSIAGPEIMSKYYGESEQRLREIFENARESSPSIIFIDELDSIAPRREDVTGEVERRVVAQLLTMMDGLEERGQVVVIGATNRVDAVDPALRRGGRFDREIEIGVPDSHDRLEILQIHTRGMPLEEVDLDRLAAITHGFVGADLSGLAKEAAMKALRRYLPEIDLDKEIPQEFLDKMRVYNSDFVSAMKDIQPSAMREIFLEPTNTKWTDVGGIDEARMEIIETIEWPLKNPKRFKEMGIKPPKGVLLYGPPGTGKTLLARAVATESEANFVNIRGPELLSKWVGESEKAVRETFRKARQVAPSVIFFDELDALAPARGGDEGTRVAERVVNQMLTELDGLIEMEGVVVIGATNRPDIIDPALLRPGRFDRLVYVNPPNQEGRVSIFKIHTKSMPLAEDVDFKELSALSEGYVGGDIESVCREAAMLALRENFETTQVEMRHFRDALKKVKPTMNDMVTNYYTNIKEHFKGGTPKEVQKKYTYEYV; from the coding sequence ATGAAAGAGTTGTATTTGAAGGTTGCAAAAGCGTTGCCGAGCGACTTTGGTCGAGGCATTGCACGCATAGACCCGAACACCCTCCTGGAATTGAAGCTTTCCCCGGGCGATATCATAGAGATAGAAGGAAAGCGCGCCACGGTCGCTAAAGTCTGGCGTGCAGAAAAGCAGGACTGGGGCCAGGAGATGATAAGGATAGATGGTTTCACGAGGCAGAACGCCGACGTGGGCATCGGGGAGCGCGTTAAGGTCACCAAGGCCGCGGTCAAAGACGCACAGTACATCGTTCTCGCGCCGCCGGAAGGAACGGCCATACAGTTTAGCGGTAACGCTGTGGAGATGGTAAAACATCAGCTCTTAAAACGCCCCATCATGCCGGGGGATGTCGTACCCCTGATGAGCAGCATGACAAACCCGTTCATGGGCAGGACCCTGTCTAACCAGGCAATACCGCTGATCGCGGTAAAGGTAGACCCCGCAGGGCCTGTCATAATCAACGAGAATACTGAGATAGAGTTGCGCGACAAGCCCGCAAGGGGCTATGAGCAGGTTCGCGCCACGGGTATCACTTACGAGGACATAGGCGGACTGAGGGAAGAGGTGCAGAGAGTCCGCGAGATGATAGAGCTTCCGATGAAGCATCCGGAGCTTTTCCAGAGACTGGGCATCGACCCGCCAAAGGGCGTGCTTCTCCACGGGCCTCCGGGAACAGGTAAAACGCTTCTTGCAAAGGCTGTCGCCAATGAATGCGGCGCTGAGTTCTTCTCCATAGCAGGGCCGGAGATCATGTCCAAGTACTACGGAGAGTCCGAGCAGCGTTTAAGGGAGATATTCGAGAACGCTCGTGAAAGCTCCCCGTCCATAATATTCATAGACGAGCTGGACTCCATCGCCCCAAGGCGTGAGGACGTGACCGGAGAGGTCGAAAGAAGGGTGGTCGCCCAGCTCCTGACCATGATGGACGGTCTCGAGGAGAGAGGCCAGGTCGTAGTGATAGGCGCTACAAACCGTGTCGACGCCGTCGACCCCGCACTGAGAAGAGGCGGCAGGTTTGACAGGGAGATTGAGATCGGCGTGCCTGACTCTCATGACAGGCTCGAGATACTGCAGATCCACACCAGAGGTATGCCTCTCGAGGAAGTAGACCTGGATCGCCTTGCTGCGATCACTCACGGTTTCGTAGGAGCCGATCTTTCAGGACTGGCCAAGGAAGCCGCCATGAAAGCCCTTAGAAGATATCTTCCGGAGATAGACCTCGATAAGGAGATCCCCCAGGAATTCCTGGATAAGATGAGAGTCTACAACAGCGATTTCGTATCGGCTATGAAGGATATACAGCCTTCCGCAATGAGGGAGATATTCCTGGAGCCCACGAACACTAAATGGACAGATGTCGGCGGCATTGACGAGGCCAGGATGGAGATCATAGAGACCATAGAATGGCCCCTGAAGAACCCGAAGAGGTTCAAGGAAATGGGCATAAAGCCGCCAAAGGGAGTCCTCTTATACGGTCCGCCAGGTACTGGCAAGACTCTCCTGGCAAGGGCGGTCGCCACGGAGTCCGAGGCGAACTTCGTCAATATTCGCGGTCCTGAACTGCTGTCCAAGTGGGTCGGAGAGTCGGAGAAGGCGGTGCGTGAGACATTCCGTAAGGCACGCCAGGTGGCTCCGAGCGTAATATTCTTCGACGAGCTTGACGCGCTTGCCCCGGCCAGGGGAGGCGACGAGGGCACAAGGGTCGCCGAACGTGTCGTGAACCAGATGCTCACGGAACTGGACGGTCTCATCGAGATGGAAGGGGTAGTGGTTATAGGGGCCACTAACCGCCCGGACATCATAGACCCCGCGCTGTTGAGGCCGGGAAGGTTCGACAGGCTGGTATACGTGAACCCGCCGAACCAGGAAGGAAGGGTCAGTATCTTCAAGATACACACAAAGAGCATGCCGCTGGCCGAGGACGTGGATTTCAAGGAGCTGTCAGCACTGTCCGAAGGATATGTCGGCGGTGACATCGAGTCCGTATGCCGCGAGGCTGCTATGCTCGCCCTGAGGGAGAACTTCGAAACAACGCAGGTCGAGATGAGACACTTCAGGGATGCCCTGAAGAAGGTCAAGCCCACGATGAACGACATGGTAACGAACTACTATACGAACATCAAGGAGCACTTCAAGGGCGGGACCCCGAAGGAAGTCCAGAAGAAATACACATACGAGTACGTGTAG
- a CDS encoding MBL fold metallo-hydrolase, which yields MDATKRLVDMGVMPFRRKSSGGALKPHFSLTFRCEGRLRTFGVDTTRMGRSKDEGHHFLITHAHSDHYGSSAMLSENAIASDKTAVALELRHNKYFKGTTFKVGDTIDVEGVKIKTFSTHHSIGSTAFLFENDLGVRILVTGDIKDCKDLPDCDLLITEATYGHPEDPSCIFEDDFEAFNFAVSQARVGFGAYSFGKAQRAVSLIRMAGFDGPIEMEKNSLMLTKHLLGDEAGELLKLGEHDGRMCITSPWSLNRLPYDMKKYVLTGQKYYEHQTICISDHLDFNGLREMVYSMDPDYTLVYHPEQGNSQQFSRFLNKNGKQSCTISDITGAINEDIL from the coding sequence ATGGACGCTACTAAACGACTTGTCGACATGGGTGTCATGCCTTTCAGGAGGAAAAGTTCCGGCGGAGCGTTAAAGCCGCATTTCTCGCTGACGTTCAGGTGCGAAGGCAGGCTCAGGACATTTGGCGTGGACACGACAAGGATGGGGCGTTCAAAGGATGAAGGGCATCATTTTTTGATCACTCACGCGCACAGCGACCATTACGGGAGCTCTGCGATGCTTTCAGAGAACGCGATCGCTTCGGACAAGACAGCGGTGGCGCTTGAGCTAAGGCATAATAAGTATTTTAAAGGTACGACTTTCAAGGTCGGCGACACAATAGACGTGGAAGGCGTGAAGATCAAGACTTTCAGCACGCATCACTCTATAGGCTCTACGGCGTTCCTCTTCGAGAATGACCTCGGCGTCAGGATACTGGTCACGGGGGACATTAAAGACTGTAAGGACCTGCCGGATTGCGATCTGCTGATAACTGAGGCCACCTATGGCCACCCTGAGGACCCTTCATGCATTTTCGAGGACGACTTTGAGGCCTTCAACTTTGCAGTCAGCCAGGCAAGAGTGGGGTTCGGCGCCTACTCGTTCGGAAAGGCACAGCGTGCCGTTAGCCTCATAAGGATGGCAGGGTTCGACGGCCCGATAGAGATGGAGAAAAATTCTCTGATGCTCACAAAACACCTTCTGGGAGACGAGGCCGGGGAACTGCTGAAGCTTGGCGAACATGACGGGAGGATGTGTATCACGTCCCCGTGGAGCCTTAACAGGCTTCCCTATGACATGAAAAAGTATGTGCTGACGGGCCAGAAATACTATGAGCACCAGACCATATGCATAAGCGACCATCTTGATTTTAACGGGCTCAGGGAAATGGTCTATTCGATGGATCCCGACTATACGCTGGTCTATCATCCGGAGCAGGGTAACTCGCAGCAATTTTCCAGGTTTTTAAACAAGAACGGAAAGCAGTCATGTACTATATCCGACATTACAGGGGCTATTAACGAAGACATCCTTTAG
- a CDS encoding carboxypeptidase-like regulatory domain-containing protein: MKLTKLIMAAIVLMAFIVPLQASQATAQMPKTVTISGVVYNYGTTVGDANVYLLDWDGSRPGATVSSGKTGDGEKSAKGTFKFTGVLYDPAKPFNFCIKAEKDGKTAYVLVYIIDPYSQDPIVAPVKIDISQESWKCDLTGTVQNNNLYPEQSAQVTLYERDIVNDTKTKVNYVYNPIQTGGDGGYVLTGVPYGYYTVEAEKNGMIGTGDIVIYKQDANINIILSEKAPTPTPTPTAPAGGSGVTGLPGFELVAALLAFLGAAYTVRKM; this comes from the coding sequence GTGAAATTGACTAAATTGATCATGGCGGCTATTGTTCTAATGGCTTTTATCGTTCCGCTTCAGGCATCCCAGGCGACGGCACAGATGCCAAAGACGGTCACCATATCCGGAGTTGTTTATAATTACGGTACCACTGTGGGTGATGCAAACGTCTACCTGCTCGACTGGGATGGCTCGAGGCCCGGCGCGACCGTAAGCAGCGGGAAGACAGGTGACGGAGAAAAGAGCGCCAAAGGAACATTCAAGTTCACAGGCGTGCTTTACGACCCCGCAAAACCCTTTAACTTTTGCATAAAGGCTGAAAAAGACGGGAAGACAGCATATGTGCTTGTATATATTATCGACCCGTACAGCCAGGATCCGATAGTTGCACCGGTCAAGATCGACATCAGCCAGGAGTCCTGGAAATGCGACCTCACCGGGACCGTACAGAACAATAACCTCTATCCTGAGCAGTCCGCACAGGTCACTCTTTATGAAAGGGACATAGTGAACGATACAAAGACCAAGGTCAACTATGTCTATAATCCCATACAGACAGGAGGGGACGGGGGATATGTCCTCACAGGAGTCCCTTACGGATACTATACAGTCGAGGCTGAAAAGAACGGCATGATAGGCACGGGGGACATCGTCATTTACAAACAGGACGCGAACATAAACATCATTCTCTCGGAAAAAGCCCCCACGCCGACCCCGACACCAACCGCCCCCGCAGGAGGCTCGGGTGTCACGGGATTGCCCGGATTTGAGCTTGTCGCAGCCTTACTGGCATTCTTAGGCGCGGCATACACTGTCAGAAAGATGTAA
- a CDS encoding ArsR/SmtB family transcription factor: MADDDKLLVVPLGSESKNITQIISNDTARSILELLAESPMSTSAIAKKLDIPLTTAQYNVEKLIEAGLVKIERTKYSEKGREVKLYSAAKRYIVLVPEKTPSQAVIDAIKKYLVLLPIAAVLSIIVEYFVPLKDQLMDSGEEMLAAGADPNRLSYAPDIGIKAAPVPAPETVTSSITDQISQSLSYADPLHHSGVLFLTGCLIIISMVVVLEYLKYRKK; the protein is encoded by the coding sequence ATGGCAGACGATGATAAACTTCTTGTTGTGCCGCTAGGCAGCGAATCCAAGAACATTACCCAGATCATATCTAACGATACTGCGAGGAGCATACTGGAACTCCTGGCTGAGAGCCCTATGTCGACCTCTGCCATAGCTAAGAAACTTGATATACCCCTGACCACGGCACAGTACAATGTCGAAAAGCTCATAGAGGCCGGCCTTGTCAAGATAGAGAGGACGAAATATAGCGAAAAAGGCAGAGAAGTTAAGCTATATTCCGCGGCCAAGAGGTACATCGTACTGGTCCCGGAAAAGACTCCGAGCCAGGCCGTAATAGACGCCATAAAAAAATACCTGGTATTGCTGCCGATAGCAGCGGTCCTGTCTATCATAGTCGAATACTTTGTCCCGCTCAAGGATCAGCTTATGGACAGCGGAGAAGAAATGCTGGCAGCAGGTGCCGATCCCAACAGGCTTAGCTATGCCCCTGATATCGGGATTAAGGCCGCTCCGGTCCCGGCTCCTGAAACTGTAACTTCGTCGATCACGGACCAGATAAGCCAGAGCCTCTCATATGCCGACCCGCTCCACCACAGCGGAGTGCTCTTCCTGACAGGATGCCTGATAATAATATCGATGGTAGTCGTCCTGGAATACTTGAAATACAGGAAAAAGTGA
- a CDS encoding DHH family phosphoesterase, protein MNIQSEKTTEKPSKKHPKKQKYPYVILGGGSIGLAIAKEVAKLKKGFLIVDSEHTRVEALRDESYEAIEGDINSLKSLKEMPLVGSEGVFIMSSDFDANVTALKYIKNVSPKSFVMVRAIDLITIDDLYSEGADIVLHPPSIVADVALTELQKIEIRGAAWQLMNYLKSIDPSQKIGIVIHDNPDPDSIASGLALKNIADSLGKTADILYYGMIGHAENRAFVNLLDIPLIQVRDQMLSEYSIIALVDSNTPGKNNSLPPDTHVNIIIDHHMAHENTEIKSEFVDIRPDVGATSTIMTRYVQELDFELSSHLATALLYGIRTDTNEFKRNTSTFDLTAAAFLYSFAEHDLLSQIETPSMSAETLEVLGEAIRNKKIEGSYLLSNVGFIYDRDTLPQAADHLLKLEGISTVLVYGLTDEKIYVSARSKDIRINIGDIIQKSFGDIGSAGGHPKTAAAQIPLGVFSGVKDRDMLLKLTEEAVTRRFLSTVGIETEDE, encoded by the coding sequence TTGAACATTCAATCAGAAAAGACCACAGAGAAGCCTTCCAAGAAACACCCGAAGAAGCAGAAGTACCCGTATGTGATACTCGGCGGGGGTAGCATAGGGCTTGCAATAGCCAAAGAAGTAGCAAAGCTAAAGAAAGGGTTTCTTATCGTAGATAGCGAACACACGCGTGTCGAAGCACTCAGGGATGAAAGCTATGAAGCGATAGAAGGCGACATAAACTCATTAAAATCATTAAAGGAGATGCCGCTCGTAGGCTCAGAAGGCGTCTTCATCATGAGCTCGGATTTTGACGCAAATGTGACGGCTCTCAAATATATAAAGAACGTCTCCCCCAAATCCTTTGTAATGGTGAGGGCTATCGACCTGATAACGATAGACGACCTGTATTCCGAAGGGGCGGACATAGTCCTTCACCCGCCGAGCATTGTGGCGGACGTGGCCCTTACGGAGCTCCAGAAGATCGAGATAAGGGGTGCTGCGTGGCAGCTAATGAACTATTTAAAGTCCATAGACCCGTCGCAAAAGATAGGCATCGTCATACACGATAACCCCGACCCGGATTCCATCGCCAGCGGACTTGCGCTGAAGAATATCGCCGACTCGCTGGGTAAGACGGCAGACATACTTTATTATGGCATGATCGGCCATGCAGAGAACCGGGCGTTCGTAAATCTTCTTGACATCCCGCTCATACAGGTAAGAGATCAGATGCTGTCAGAATACAGCATAATAGCGCTTGTGGACTCTAACACTCCCGGTAAGAATAACTCGCTTCCACCCGATACCCATGTGAACATAATCATCGACCATCATATGGCGCATGAAAATACCGAGATAAAGTCCGAATTCGTTGATATCAGGCCTGATGTGGGGGCTACGTCCACCATCATGACCAGGTATGTGCAGGAGCTTGATTTTGAGCTCTCCAGCCATCTCGCTACCGCATTGCTATACGGTATCAGGACCGACACTAACGAGTTTAAGCGCAACACTTCTACATTTGACCTTACAGCTGCCGCTTTCCTCTACTCTTTCGCGGAACACGACCTGCTCTCGCAGATCGAGACGCCGTCGATGTCAGCCGAGACTCTCGAGGTGCTGGGAGAGGCGATACGTAATAAAAAGATCGAGGGAAGCTACCTTCTTTCCAACGTGGGCTTCATATACGACCGCGACACTCTTCCGCAGGCAGCAGACCATCTATTAAAGCTTGAAGGGATTTCCACTGTGCTTGTCTACGGGCTTACGGATGAGAAAATATACGTCTCGGCAAGGAGCAAGGACATCCGTATCAACATAGGCGACATCATACAGAAATCCTTTGGAGACATCGGCTCGGCCGGAGGGCATCCAAAGACCGCGGCGGCGCAGATACCTCTGGGAGTGTTCAGCGGCGTAAAAGACCGTGACATGCTTTTAAAGTTGACAGAAGAGGCAGTGACCAGACGGTTCCTCTCGACAGTGGGAATAGAGACAGAGGACGAGTAA
- a CDS encoding formylmethanofuran dehydrogenase subunit B → MMKTETETKAESKKLQVVTDVVCPFCGTLCDDIKIIKDGNRIIDTLNACAIGNEKFKSAQDGHRIMTPLERGDNSAEFTPVSYDYAIEKAAQILANAKRPLFYGWSSTSCEAQEVGNELAELCGGVTDNTASVCHGPSVIAIQTVGAPCCTLGEVKNRADLIIYWGCNPVHAHPRHMSRYSTYPRGFFTERGFKDRTVVVVDPRPTDTAKQAEYFVQVEQGKDYELLDALRTVIRGEDIPDVVAGIPKEKIKELGNLCKSKKFGLLFFGMGVTQTTGKHRNIDIAISFVADMNKYTKFNLIPMRGHYNVSGSGQVMSWQSGFPFAMDFSRGYPRYNPGETAANDILERHECDAALVIASDPGAHFPVSSMKYYAQIPTICIDPHYTPTTGVSKIVMPSTIVGVEEEGTAYRMDNVPIRCRKVVVAPEGILSDHEILERILERVKELKGKENQE, encoded by the coding sequence ATGATGAAGACTGAGACTGAAACAAAGGCAGAATCAAAGAAACTACAGGTAGTAACGGATGTCGTTTGCCCCTTCTGCGGCACTCTTTGCGACGATATTAAAATAATCAAGGACGGTAACAGAATAATAGATACCCTTAACGCATGTGCCATAGGGAATGAGAAATTCAAGTCTGCCCAGGACGGCCACAGGATAATGACACCTCTTGAAAGAGGAGACAACTCTGCAGAGTTCACCCCTGTGAGCTACGATTACGCTATCGAGAAGGCTGCGCAGATCCTTGCGAATGCGAAGAGGCCGTTGTTCTATGGCTGGTCTTCCACCTCGTGTGAGGCCCAGGAAGTGGGTAACGAGCTTGCCGAGCTTTGCGGCGGAGTGACGGATAACACCGCTTCGGTATGTCACGGGCCCTCAGTCATCGCTATCCAGACTGTGGGAGCGCCGTGCTGCACTCTCGGTGAGGTCAAGAACAGGGCTGACCTCATTATTTACTGGGGCTGCAACCCGGTCCACGCTCACCCGAGGCACATGAGCAGGTACTCTACTTATCCGAGAGGATTTTTCACAGAGAGAGGCTTCAAGGACAGGACCGTGGTAGTAGTCGATCCAAGGCCTACCGACACCGCAAAACAGGCGGAGTACTTTGTACAGGTCGAGCAGGGCAAAGACTATGAATTACTGGATGCGCTCAGGACAGTGATAAGAGGCGAGGACATACCCGATGTTGTGGCCGGAATACCTAAAGAAAAAATAAAAGAGCTCGGAAACCTCTGCAAATCTAAAAAGTTCGGTTTGCTTTTCTTCGGTATGGGTGTTACTCAGACGACTGGTAAGCACAGGAACATAGACATTGCTATCAGCTTTGTCGCGGATATGAACAAGTACACCAAGTTCAACCTGATCCCCATGAGAGGCCACTACAACGTGTCAGGCTCCGGCCAGGTTATGAGCTGGCAGTCCGGGTTCCCGTTCGCGATGGACTTCTCCAGAGGATATCCAAGGTATAATCCTGGTGAGACTGCCGCCAACGATATTCTTGAAAGGCATGAATGCGATGCCGCATTAGTCATTGCCTCGGATCCCGGTGCTCACTTCCCGGTATCTTCCATGAAGTACTACGCGCAGATCCCGACTATCTGTATCGACCCTCATTACACGCCGACAACCGGTGTATCTAAGATCGTTATGCCATCCACAATAGTAGGTGTCGAGGAAGAAGGCACCGCATATCGTATGGACAACGTCCCGATACGCTGCAGGAAGGTCGTGGTTGCTCCGGAAGGCATACTGTCAGACCATGAGATACTCGAGAGGATATTGGAGAGAGTTAAGGAGCTAAAAGGGAAAGAAAATCAAGAATGA
- a CDS encoding molybdopterin dinucleotide binding domain-containing protein, whose amino-acid sequence MANSIEANLITGRTIWQGVAIEGHKHEEAYAKACGIVEMDVSDMKKIRVFPGQTVKVRSDHGEVIVKAVKTTQGPHPGLVFIPMGPWANQVINPKTYSTGMPHYKGVKVSIEPAPGEKVMNGVELLQKTTLKAVS is encoded by the coding sequence ATGGCCAACTCTATAGAAGCAAATCTTATCACGGGCAGAACTATCTGGCAGGGAGTCGCCATTGAAGGTCATAAACATGAAGAGGCGTACGCAAAGGCATGCGGGATCGTTGAGATGGATGTCAGCGATATGAAGAAAATAAGGGTATTCCCGGGACAGACAGTGAAAGTAAGGTCGGATCACGGAGAAGTCATCGTTAAAGCCGTTAAAACGACTCAGGGACCGCATCCCGGCCTGGTCTTTATTCCCATGGGCCCCTGGGCGAATCAGGTAATAAATCCAAAGACATATTCGACGGGTATGCCCCACTATAAGGGGGTAAAAGTCTCAATTGAGCCTGCGCCCGGTGAAAAGGTGATGAATGGAGTAGAATTGCTGCAAAAGACCACGCTGAAAGCTGTGAGTTGA
- a CDS encoding universal stress protein, producing the protein MILLNILLATDGKPHSEKAMNYAIEYAMLHKAMLFIVFVVSPKTGEDKETIITYGKGVLEEVKMKAMEHGVSVTTLLEAGSPYESILKAADRISAEAIIVGTSGKTVIDRVLIGSVSEYVVRNACCTVVVVR; encoded by the coding sequence GTGATATTGTTGAACATACTACTTGCGACGGACGGCAAACCCCATTCGGAAAAGGCGATGAACTATGCCATTGAGTATGCAATGCTCCATAAAGCGATGCTATTCATTGTTTTTGTAGTCAGCCCCAAGACCGGAGAGGATAAAGAGACGATAATCACTTACGGCAAGGGTGTGCTTGAAGAGGTTAAAATGAAGGCCATGGAACATGGCGTGAGCGTGACCACTCTTCTTGAAGCCGGAAGCCCTTACGAATCCATATTGAAAGCGGCGGACCGCATCAGCGCCGAGGCTATCATCGTCGGCACGTCAGGGAAGACCGTAATAGACCGGGTACTAATAGGCAGCGTGTCCGAGTATGTGGTGCGTAACGCCTGTTGTACGGTCGTCGTCGTCAGATAA
- a CDS encoding YkgJ family cysteine cluster protein yields the protein MFVPDELRLFFGSNPMLYGNIGADDLEQLIRIQRLFPDKVRLLRDIDAVELIGFNCMCCGECCSRVKYIPVCLSDIKKWLAGNRFDILGQVVIDRRVTPLIATCGKDAIEEAKWEARKVLDTAGIFPGQENVHYGHILELSYMTMLLENVAYVKRKDGHCVFLSDDDDVIKVCAIHGVKPRVCEKFPYYTGKYTDKKLIRDDIFCPSLREAGARSCSKEAMRFEEPDSVFLYI from the coding sequence ATGTTCGTTCCGGATGAGCTGAGGCTGTTTTTCGGCTCGAACCCGATGCTTTACGGTAATATCGGTGCGGATGACCTGGAACAGCTTATAAGGATACAGAGGCTGTTCCCGGATAAGGTGAGGCTGCTCAGGGATATTGATGCCGTGGAGCTTATCGGTTTTAACTGTATGTGCTGCGGAGAATGCTGTTCCCGTGTGAAGTATATACCCGTATGTCTAAGCGATATTAAAAAATGGCTGGCAGGAAATAGATTTGATATTCTTGGCCAGGTCGTTATCGATAGAAGGGTCACCCCCTTAATTGCCACATGCGGAAAAGATGCGATAGAAGAGGCAAAATGGGAGGCGAGGAAGGTTCTTGACACTGCAGGTATATTCCCCGGTCAAGAAAATGTGCATTATGGCCATATCTTAGAGCTATCGTATATGACGATGCTGCTGGAAAACGTGGCATACGTTAAAAGAAAAGACGGCCATTGCGTGTTTTTGTCAGACGATGATGATGTGATCAAGGTATGTGCCATACACGGAGTAAAGCCTCGCGTTTGTGAAAAGTTCCCTTATTACACAGGTAAGTATACAGATAAAAAGCTGATAAGGGACGATATCTTTTGCCCGTCGTTAAGGGAGGCCGGAGCAAGATCATGTTCAAAAGAAGCGATGCGATTTGAAGAGCCGGATTCCGTTTTCCTTTATATATAA
- a CDS encoding double zinc ribbon domain-containing protein, with the protein MNGNDELLSREPCRYCDKMIPADSAFCPVCKRVNPLGPIRCPICKNIVDEDCRICAHCGTSMEMDCPKCGRTVFYEEYCEYCGAKLRGVKIPEERASVGVCLD; encoded by the coding sequence ATGAACGGGAATGATGAGCTATTGAGCAGAGAACCCTGCAGGTATTGTGACAAAATGATACCGGCGGATTCCGCGTTTTGCCCGGTATGCAAAAGGGTGAACCCGCTGGGCCCGATAAGATGCCCGATATGCAAGAACATCGTCGACGAGGACTGCAGGATATGCGCACACTGCGGCACTTCCATGGAAATGGACTGCCCGAAATGCGGCAGGACAGTGTTCTACGAAGAATACTGTGAATATTGCGGCGCAAAGCTCAGGGGAGTAAAGATCCCGGAGGAGCGGGCCAGCGTAGGCGTTTGCCTCGATTAG
- a CDS encoding zinc ribbon domain-containing protein yields the protein MAIQESSRLQPFTRNFEDNSTEAGFQFTFYCDICQDGYKTRFIESKTYKKSGLFNMFGKAVAVGADLAGMYRVGGALERGTDILNERHEGMSPEWRREWEQAFEIAQNEAKGHFYRCPKCKKYVCESDWNEQDGLCVECAPRENVEVTAARAERMTEEIKEKARESNVFKGDIERRQTLCPECGKPAGEGKFCNNCGAALGLNKCPKCGAKNNPASRFCGECGTKL from the coding sequence ATGGCAATTCAGGAATCATCCAGGTTACAGCCGTTTACGAGAAATTTTGAGGATAACAGCACAGAAGCAGGATTCCAGTTCACGTTCTACTGCGACATCTGCCAGGACGGCTATAAGACCAGGTTCATAGAGTCAAAGACATATAAGAAATCCGGGCTTTTCAATATGTTCGGAAAAGCCGTAGCAGTGGGTGCTGACCTCGCGGGTATGTACCGCGTCGGCGGAGCACTGGAGAGAGGTACCGACATCCTTAACGAGCGTCACGAGGGAATGTCTCCCGAATGGCGCAGGGAATGGGAACAGGCCTTCGAAATAGCCCAGAACGAGGCAAAAGGCCATTTCTACCGCTGCCCGAAGTGCAAGAAATACGTTTGCGAGTCTGACTGGAATGAGCAGGATGGCCTTTGTGTCGAATGCGCACCGCGCGAGAATGTGGAAGTCACAGCCGCCAGGGCAGAGAGGATGACCGAGGAGATCAAGGAGAAGGCCAGAGAGTCAAACGTATTCAAGGGCGACATAGAAAGAAGGCAGACGCTGTGCCCCGAGTGTGGAAAGCCGGCAGGAGAAGGCAAGTTCTGCAACAACTGCGGAGCAGCTCTGGGACTGAACAAATGCCCGAAGTGCGGTGCCAAGAACAACCCGGCATCAAGGTTCTGCGGCGAATGCGGCACCAAACTATAA